One stretch of Glycine soja cultivar W05 chromosome 7, ASM419377v2, whole genome shotgun sequence DNA includes these proteins:
- the LOC114418914 gene encoding protein OSB3, chloroplastic/mitochondrial isoform X1, translating to MNYSVRRVLPMSRIVLRSYATVTAKPNDIPFQPKLANSVNLIGHVQSPIQFHVSPNDGYVWASTVITRQDSSDLSFSIPVIFEGDLAHTAKFHLNLNDCIHIAGKLTTDSPQLEHLHPQSNIQVMVQTLNFVQRYPQPNTTTSIDLKPQPQPEHSIPSAKKNPDSSSPSPWRDLLDNPMQWRDFRESKRNGLVKPKHPDFKRKDGYSLWLGKDEKWVLPKLEELQFDVPTAISKKGDGGESWNDLVQNYANWWDNRLNKRNAKAPDFKHKETGKGLWLDSSSEWVLEKLPPPLKPKQSVDTERTLVS from the exons ATGAATTATTCAGTGCGACGAGTGTTGCCAATGTCAAGGATTGTTCTTCGGTCCTACGCCACTGTCACTGCGAAACCCAACGATATTCCATTTCAGCCCAAACTTGCTAACTCCGTTAACCTCATCGGTCACGTCCAGTCCCCGATTCAGTTCCATGTCTCTCCCAACGATGGCTACGTCTGGGCCTCCACCGTTATCACGCGTCAAGACTCCTCTGACCTCTCTTTCTC GATTCCGGTTATATTTGAGGGTGATCTCGCTCATACTGCCAAATTTCATCTCAATCTAAATGATTGCATCCACATTGCTGGAAAACTCACCACTGATTCACCCCAATTGGAACACCTCCACCCCCAATCTAATATTCAG GTTATGGTACAAACCCTCAATTTTGTTCAACGATATCCTCAACCCAACACCACCACATCAATTGATTTGAAACCTCAACCTCAACCAGAACACTCAATAC ccAGTGCAAAGAAAAACCCGGATTCTTCTTCACCGAGTCCCTGGAGAGACCTTCTAGATAATCCCATGCAGTGGCGTGATTTCCGTGAAAGCAAACGCAATGGATTG GTAAAACCAAAGCACCCTGATTTCAAACGCAAGGATGGCTATTCTCTCTGGCTTGGCAAGGATGAAAAGTGGGTTTTGCCTAAATTGGAAGAACTTCAATTTGATGTTCCAACTGCTATATCCAAAAAAG GTGATGGTGGTGAGTCCTGGAATGATTTGGTGCAAAACTATGCTAACTGGTGGGATAATAGATTAAATAAG AGGAATGCAAAAGCTCCCGATTTCAAGCACAAAGAAACCGGTAAAGGGTTGTGGCTTGATTCTTCATCAGAGTGGGTGTTAGAAAAATTGCCGCCACCTCTGAAGCCTAAACAAAGTGTAGATACTGAAAGGACACTGGTTTCATAA
- the LOC114418914 gene encoding protein OSB2, chloroplastic isoform X2 yields the protein MNYSVRRVLPMSRIVLRSYATVTAKPNDIPFQPKLANSVNLIGHVQSPIQFHVSPNDGYVWASTVITRQDSSDLSFSIPVIFEGDLAHTAKFHLNLNDCIHIAGKLTTDSPQLEHLHPQSNIQVMVQTLNFVQRYPQPNTTTSIDLKPQPQPEHSIPSAKKNPDSSSPSPWRDLLDNPMQWRDFRESKRNGLVKPKHPDFKRKDGYSLWLGKDEKWVLPKLEELQFDVPTAISKKVHMSQVMVVSPGMIWCKTMLTGGIID from the exons ATGAATTATTCAGTGCGACGAGTGTTGCCAATGTCAAGGATTGTTCTTCGGTCCTACGCCACTGTCACTGCGAAACCCAACGATATTCCATTTCAGCCCAAACTTGCTAACTCCGTTAACCTCATCGGTCACGTCCAGTCCCCGATTCAGTTCCATGTCTCTCCCAACGATGGCTACGTCTGGGCCTCCACCGTTATCACGCGTCAAGACTCCTCTGACCTCTCTTTCTC GATTCCGGTTATATTTGAGGGTGATCTCGCTCATACTGCCAAATTTCATCTCAATCTAAATGATTGCATCCACATTGCTGGAAAACTCACCACTGATTCACCCCAATTGGAACACCTCCACCCCCAATCTAATATTCAG GTTATGGTACAAACCCTCAATTTTGTTCAACGATATCCTCAACCCAACACCACCACATCAATTGATTTGAAACCTCAACCTCAACCAGAACACTCAATAC ccAGTGCAAAGAAAAACCCGGATTCTTCTTCACCGAGTCCCTGGAGAGACCTTCTAGATAATCCCATGCAGTGGCGTGATTTCCGTGAAAGCAAACGCAATGGATTG GTAAAACCAAAGCACCCTGATTTCAAACGCAAGGATGGCTATTCTCTCTGGCTTGGCAAGGATGAAAAGTGGGTTTTGCCTAAATTGGAAGAACTTCAATTTGATGTTCCAACTGCTATATCCAAAAAAG taCACATGTCTCAGGTGATGGTGGTGAGTCCTGGAATGATTTGGTGCAAAACTATGCTAACTGGTGGGATAATAGATTAA